The following are encoded in a window of Petrotoga sp. 9PW.55.5.1 genomic DNA:
- the dprA gene encoding DNA-processing protein DprA — protein MPTLFKEDFEENKKSIVKKLNKIRDLGIITYWDDEYPDLLKNINDPPVILYYFGDISLLKSKTVSIVGTRKPTEYGKSICEEIVKNLNGYTIVSGMAYGIDSIAQKRSKKTIAVLGNGIDIIYPKSNESLYNKIKKEGLIISEYFPGTRATRYTFPYRNRIIAGLSERSIVVEAAKKSGSLITARYALDYGREVLAIPGDITRVNSYGTNYLIYSGATPVISMEQLREMFGYTNLEGQYFSGKEENTNLENKILKLISEGKNTLDLICDFLKEDVSSILSLLMQLEIDGKIGQENGTYFYMN, from the coding sequence ATGCCTACTTTATTCAAAGAAGATTTTGAAGAAAACAAAAAATCTATCGTCAAAAAATTAAATAAAATTCGAGATTTGGGAATAATAACTTATTGGGATGACGAGTATCCAGATCTTTTAAAAAACATTAACGATCCTCCTGTAATTCTTTATTATTTTGGAGACATATCCCTTTTAAAAAGTAAAACTGTATCAATTGTTGGTACTAGGAAACCTACGGAATATGGAAAATCAATATGTGAAGAAATTGTCAAAAACCTTAATGGTTATACAATAGTAAGTGGGATGGCATATGGTATAGATTCTATAGCTCAAAAGCGATCAAAGAAAACCATAGCTGTTTTAGGAAACGGAATAGATATTATTTACCCAAAATCAAACGAATCGTTATATAATAAAATTAAAAAAGAAGGCTTGATAATCTCAGAATATTTTCCAGGGACAAGAGCAACAAGATACACTTTTCCATACAGAAATCGTATAATAGCAGGACTATCTGAAAGATCCATCGTAGTAGAAGCAGCTAAGAAAAGTGGTTCACTAATAACCGCAAGATATGCTTTAGACTATGGAAGAGAAGTATTAGCAATACCTGGTGATATAACAAGAGTAAACTCATACGGAACAAATTATTTGATATATTCTGGAGCAACTCCAGTGATTTCTATGGAGCAACTTAGAGAAATGTTCGGATATACTAATTTAGAAGGGCAATATTTTTCTGGCAAGGAAGAAAATACCAACTTAGAAAATAAAATTCTAAAGTTAATATCAGAAGGAAAAAATACGCTAGATTTAATTTGTGATTTTCTAAAAGAAGATGTTTCCTCGATATTATCTCTTTTAATGCAACTTGAAATTGATGGAAAAATAGGACAAGAAAATGGAACTTATTTCTATATGAATTAA
- a CDS encoding ABC transporter permease: protein MRNNKSTKGPIQDFWNEFKQYKYGIVGLIFLIIFIILVIFESFLIPFPEASSRWRDITYWEDNPRSVPPVWINFFSSKDYAPTIYFEDLEFTENQLSPTITTMNYILEYDYDYDVPPVDIILRGRFEGNFTANIVVERPDGATINLVNKNFSAPTMRDFRIPLVNESQNNVRNFVRRYQPNVPQNINTFRILFSQADENIISNPQPLKGTYKFNINLIKTSPNTVIEEPRFVVSGSVSGLLGTDNSKRDIWSGLVAGLKWALFIGLLTSAISVGVGVIYGTISAYYGGIVDSIMQRIWEVFINIPLLPVLIVLSAIFQPSIWTLITMMCLFFWVGPVKTVRSMALQIKEETFVESAKALGASNFRIIFKHIVPMLIPYAFASMALNVPSAIVYEATVSLLGLGDASVVTWGQILHDAFSGGAVISGYWWWIIPPGIAIALVGMTFAFLGFAMDTILNPKLRTR from the coding sequence GTGAGAAATAATAAATCAACTAAAGGACCAATTCAAGATTTTTGGAATGAATTTAAGCAATATAAGTATGGTATTGTAGGACTTATTTTTCTCATAATTTTTATCATTTTGGTAATTTTTGAAAGCTTTTTGATTCCTTTTCCAGAAGCATCAAGTAGATGGAGAGACATCACTTACTGGGAAGATAACCCAAGAAGTGTTCCTCCTGTTTGGATTAATTTTTTCAGTTCAAAGGACTATGCACCTACTATTTACTTTGAAGATTTGGAATTTACAGAAAATCAACTTTCACCAACCATTACAACTATGAATTATATTTTAGAATATGATTATGATTACGATGTTCCTCCTGTTGATATTATTTTGAGAGGTAGATTTGAAGGGAACTTTACTGCTAACATCGTTGTCGAAAGACCTGATGGGGCTACTATAAATTTAGTTAATAAAAATTTTTCTGCACCTACTATGAGAGATTTTCGTATTCCTTTGGTAAATGAATCACAAAACAATGTAAGAAATTTTGTGAGAAGATATCAACCCAATGTTCCACAAAATATTAATACTTTTAGGATTTTATTTTCGCAAGCCGACGAAAATATCATATCAAACCCACAGCCTTTAAAGGGGACATATAAATTTAATATAAACTTGATTAAAACTTCTCCCAATACTGTTATCGAAGAACCAAGGTTTGTTGTTTCCGGTAGTGTTTCTGGTTTATTAGGAACAGATAACTCTAAAAGAGATATTTGGAGCGGTTTAGTTGCTGGATTAAAATGGGCTTTGTTTATAGGTCTTCTTACTTCTGCTATTTCTGTGGGAGTGGGAGTGATTTATGGTACTATATCTGCCTATTATGGGGGTATAGTCGATTCGATTATGCAAAGAATATGGGAAGTATTTATAAATATCCCGCTGTTACCTGTTTTAATTGTATTGTCCGCTATATTTCAACCAAGCATTTGGACATTGATAACTATGATGTGCCTATTTTTTTGGGTTGGGCCTGTTAAGACTGTTAGAAGCATGGCTTTACAAATAAAAGAAGAAACTTTTGTAGAATCGGCAAAGGCTTTAGGTGCCTCTAATTTCAGAATAATTTTCAAACATATAGTTCCAATGCTCATACCTTATGCCTTTGCAAGCATGGCGTTAAATGTACCGAGCGCTATAGTATACGAAGCTACTGTTAGTTTATTAGGATTAGGAGATGCTTCAGTAGTAACATGGGGACAGATTCTACACGATGCTTTTAGTGGTGGTGCTGTTATAAGTGGTTATTGGTGGTGGATAATCCCACCAGGAATAGCAATTGCCCTTGTTGGAATGACATTCGCATTTTTAGGTTTTGCTATGGATACTATCCTAAATCCAAAATTAAGAACGAGGTAG
- a CDS encoding ABC transporter permease produces MYWRYAIKRILMGILIYVIIIFIYSILFNTVMEETLNGQIIEIVNGEMLKMSQVGTDPEYLLQYRQTRIQELRTLYHLDEPLPTRIFWRAVNTLTFNYGNSTIMRSFKGETDVLAIVLERIPYTLLLFTFAILIDIVVGVSLGIKKAQRAGKLMDQSTSIITMVVYGLPSWWFGMVMIMLFAFTIPIFPSGGFNSVPPPDTFLARVVDTLYHLALPVLTLVFIGFWGRAYLTRNIVLGNLQEDFIMSARARGIPERSVLYGHAMRTSAPPILTMSLLSLLASFNGALVFEGIFSWPGMGSLYWAAVQQNDIPVLLGNLSITTAIYIAGIVVLDLIYGFLDPRIKVGGKA; encoded by the coding sequence ATGTATTGGAGATACGCTATAAAAAGAATTCTTATGGGAATACTGATTTATGTAATCATTATTTTTATATATTCTATCCTTTTCAATACAGTAATGGAAGAAACTCTGAATGGTCAGATAATAGAGATAGTTAATGGAGAAATGCTTAAAATGTCACAAGTTGGGACGGATCCAGAATATTTGTTACAATATAGACAAACAAGGATCCAAGAGTTACGAACTTTGTATCATTTAGATGAGCCTCTTCCCACCAGAATTTTTTGGCGAGCTGTAAATACATTAACTTTTAATTACGGTAACTCGACAATAATGAGGTCTTTCAAAGGAGAAACAGACGTTCTTGCCATAGTTTTAGAAAGAATTCCTTATACTTTGCTTCTTTTTACCTTCGCTATATTAATTGATATAGTTGTAGGAGTATCTCTCGGTATAAAAAAAGCACAAAGAGCGGGAAAATTAATGGATCAAAGCACTTCGATTATAACAATGGTAGTGTATGGTTTGCCAAGTTGGTGGTTTGGAATGGTGATGATAATGTTGTTTGCTTTTACCATTCCTATTTTCCCTTCTGGTGGATTCAACAGTGTTCCGCCTCCTGATACCTTTTTGGCAAGGGTTGTTGATACTTTGTACCATCTGGCTCTTCCTGTATTAACTTTGGTTTTCATAGGATTTTGGGGAAGGGCATATTTAACAAGAAACATTGTTTTGGGGAATTTACAAGAAGATTTTATAATGTCTGCAAGAGCAAGAGGTATACCTGAAAGGTCTGTTTTGTATGGTCATGCTATGAGAACTTCTGCGCCTCCTATTCTCACTATGTCTTTATTGTCTTTGTTGGCTTCCTTTAATGGAGCCCTTGTATTTGAAGGTATATTCAGTTGGCCAGGCATGGGTAGTTTATATTGGGCTGCTGTTCAACAAAACGATATTCCTGTTTTATTGGGTAACCTTTCAATAACAACAGCTATTTATATAGCGGGTATTGTAGTTTTGGACTTAATCTATGGATTTCTTGATCCAAGAATAAAAGTAGGTGGAAAGGCGTGA
- the hflC gene encoding protease modulator HflC, translating to MKNMTLWAVVIIVVFLGIFFALTSFYIVDQTQQAIVLRFGNIKSIRTEPGIYTKVPFVDNVEKFEKRLMIYDIPVERVITSDRRTILADTYAIWRIEDPQKFIETLRTVEVALTRIDDIVYSHARDVIGNYNFLEVLSTERPAILEEIKKRSSNSLKSFGIEVVEVRLKRTDLPKENTEAVYERMKSERYAMAAQLRAEGEKESQRMKAEADKQASIIVSEAEKEANIIRGTGEASAINIYSEAYSLDTDFYELQKITDIYKDSFKDSILVFPNDSPLLKYFYEVE from the coding sequence ATGAAAAATATGACACTTTGGGCCGTAGTTATAATAGTGGTTTTTTTAGGAATATTTTTTGCTCTTACTTCCTTCTATATTGTAGATCAAACTCAACAAGCAATCGTTCTTAGATTTGGAAATATTAAAAGTATAAGAACAGAACCGGGTATATATACTAAAGTTCCATTTGTAGATAATGTTGAGAAGTTTGAAAAAAGGTTAATGATTTACGACATTCCAGTTGAAAGGGTAATTACTTCTGATAGAAGAACTATACTAGCAGATACTTATGCAATATGGAGAATAGAAGATCCTCAAAAATTCATAGAGACTCTAAGAACTGTTGAAGTTGCTCTAACAAGGATTGATGACATTGTATATTCACATGCTAGAGATGTTATCGGAAATTACAATTTCTTGGAAGTTTTATCCACTGAAAGACCAGCTATTTTGGAGGAAATTAAAAAAAGAAGCTCTAATTCCTTAAAAAGTTTCGGAATTGAAGTTGTAGAAGTAAGACTTAAAAGAACCGATCTTCCTAAAGAAAACACCGAAGCAGTGTATGAAAGAATGAAAAGCGAAAGATACGCGATGGCTGCACAATTAAGAGCCGAGGGTGAAAAGGAATCTCAAAGAATGAAAGCTGAGGCAGATAAACAAGCAAGCATAATAGTTTCTGAAGCAGAAAAAGAAGCCAATATAATTAGAGGTACAGGTGAAGCTAGTGCTATCAATATCTATTCAGAGGCATATTCTCTTGATACAGACTTTTATGAATTACAAAAAATAACAGATATTTATAAAGATTCTTTCAAGGATAGTATACTGGTGTTTCCAAACGATTCACCTTTGTTGAAATATTTTTATGAGGTGGAATAA
- a CDS encoding methyltransferase gives MEDKIRQIDHIYRNLKLETPNESHLPTHASVLLLLTCFAKENFKIFELGSGIGHVSLVLGKIYPKSQIIGIEIQKKLYECSLKNKNANQSTNVEFYNLSVKNIKEQFNTEVADYLIFNPPHYFDGIKNKLEDRRTARSSENLEILDNFLYASKYLLKNKSLGSLVIHPYILSDTVVLLEKNHLKAQHIYVAYGDKKNDAQLVSIVFRKNGGRNLIIHSPIFFRIGKN, from the coding sequence ATGGAAGATAAAATAAGACAAATTGACCATATTTATAGAAATTTAAAACTTGAAACTCCTAACGAAAGTCATTTGCCAACACACGCTAGTGTATTACTGTTATTAACTTGTTTTGCAAAGGAAAATTTTAAGATATTTGAGTTGGGAAGCGGTATAGGTCATGTAAGTTTGGTTTTAGGGAAAATTTATCCGAAAAGTCAAATAATAGGGATTGAGATACAAAAAAAGTTATATGAGTGTTCATTAAAAAATAAAAATGCCAACCAATCAACAAATGTAGAATTTTACAATCTATCTGTTAAAAACATTAAAGAACAATTCAATACCGAAGTTGCTGATTACTTAATTTTTAATCCTCCGCATTATTTTGATGGTATAAAAAATAAATTAGAAGATAGAAGAACTGCCCGTTCATCAGAAAATTTAGAAATTCTTGATAACTTTTTATATGCTTCGAAGTATCTTCTGAAAAATAAAAGTTTAGGTTCTTTGGTAATTCATCCGTATATTTTATCCGATACAGTAGTTCTTTTAGAAAAAAATCACTTAAAAGCACAGCATATATATGTAGCATATGGGGATAAAAAAAATGATGCTCAACTTGTTTCCATAGTATTTAGAAAAAACGGGGGTAGAAACTTAATTATTCACTCTCCTATTTTTTTTCGGATTGGAAAAAATTAA
- the hflK gene encoding FtsH protease activity modulator HflK, whose product MAEYEIFDPNDEFKNETKKGRGSGWWKNIIIVAIIVAIGIYMLTGVYQVGPSEVALVKTFGEYTSTTGPGIHFHLPVPFQSHVIVDVRTINKIEIGFRTTSDGRTPSYRSVNEEAEMITGDQNIISIEAVVQYKVNDPVAYAFNVIQGYDLVKSTAESVLREKVASSELEKVLTIERDKIAMETSQTIQEIMDSYNSGVQIENVYLQAVTPPAPVVPAFDDVNNARQDQQTFINEAQRYTNDVIPRAEGQAQRIINDAEAYAYQQVAKATGEAERFKALLEEYQNSEEVTKKRLILDSVQQMIENSKMQVISEKGDTLNFLNLSEIIGGEQQ is encoded by the coding sequence TTGGCTGAGTACGAAATATTTGATCCTAATGATGAGTTTAAAAATGAAACTAAAAAAGGCAGAGGCTCTGGATGGTGGAAAAATATAATAATAGTTGCTATTATTGTTGCTATAGGTATTTATATGCTAACAGGTGTTTATCAGGTAGGGCCTTCAGAAGTAGCGTTGGTTAAGACATTTGGAGAATATACTTCAACAACAGGACCCGGAATACATTTTCATCTTCCTGTTCCTTTTCAATCTCATGTTATAGTTGATGTAAGAACTATAAACAAAATTGAAATAGGATTTCGAACAACGAGCGATGGAAGGACTCCTTCCTATAGAAGTGTTAATGAAGAGGCTGAGATGATTACTGGGGATCAAAATATTATTAGTATTGAAGCGGTAGTACAGTATAAGGTAAATGACCCTGTAGCATACGCTTTCAATGTTATTCAAGGTTATGATCTTGTAAAATCAACCGCTGAAAGCGTTCTAAGAGAGAAAGTTGCCTCATCAGAGTTGGAAAAGGTTTTGACAATAGAAAGAGATAAAATTGCAATGGAAACCTCACAAACAATACAAGAAATAATGGATAGTTACAACTCGGGAGTTCAGATAGAAAATGTATATTTACAAGCAGTTACCCCTCCAGCTCCTGTAGTTCCTGCTTTTGATGATGTAAATAATGCAAGACAGGATCAACAAACGTTTATAAACGAAGCTCAAAGATATACCAACGATGTTATTCCAAGAGCTGAAGGACAAGCTCAAAGAATCATAAACGATGCTGAAGCTTATGCATATCAACAAGTTGCTAAAGCAACTGGAGAGGCTGAAAGATTCAAAGCCTTACTGGAAGAATATCAAAATTCCGAAGAAGTAACGAAAAAAAGGTTGATTTTGGATTCTGTTCAGCAGATGATAGAGAATTCAAAAATGCAAGTTATTTCTGAAAAGGGTGATACTTTAAACTTCTTGAATTTAAGTGAGATAATTGGTGGTGAACAACAATGA
- the glgB gene encoding 1,4-alpha-glucan branching protein GlgB yields the protein MAILTNEEIKMLVNGDCHDPFIFLGLRKLDDSNLVMRVLQPFAKEAYIIFDNQKIKLEKIHEAGLFEKKISRSEIFEYIVECLSYDGQKWSYKDPYSFLPVISEYDRYLFNEGNHYKVYEKLGSHLMELNGTKGVLFSTWAPNARRVSVVGDFNNWDGRVHQMRVLGQSGIWEIFIPGVVEGDLYKFEIKTQSGNLVLKTDPYGKYFEVRPKTAAIVYDINNKHKWNDDKWMNERRSKNWLEEPISVYEVHLGSWAKKDGSEFLNYRELADKLAKYVTEHNFTHIELLPVSEHPLDISWGYQVTGYYAPTSRFGKPEDFMYFVDTMHQNDIGVIVDWVPGHFPKDEHSLGRFDGTALYEHYDARLGEHKDWGTYIFNYGRHEVKNFLLANALFWLDKYHIDGLRFDAVASMLYLDYSRKDGEWIPNKYGGRENLEAIDFIKHLNTVSYQQFPGIMTIAEESTAFPGVTTPVHEGGLGFLFKWNMGWMNDTLRYFSKEPIFRKYHQNDLTFSLVYAFSENFILSISHDEVVHGKRSLLEKMPGDDWQKFANLRLFYSYMFAHPGKKLLFMGSDIAQRKEWDCNFSLDWHLLQYEPHNKLQKFLKDLNILYKQHNSLFEIDFNYEGFEWIDFSDSDNSVISFCRKSKNKDELLVCIFNFTPVPRENYRIGVPKKGAYQEILNTDWSDYYGSNVDNPKEVFSQDIAMHGREQSIIITLPPLAGLYFQYIQK from the coding sequence ATGGCTATATTAACAAATGAAGAGATTAAGATGCTTGTCAATGGAGATTGCCATGATCCTTTCATATTTTTAGGGCTGAGAAAATTAGACGACTCAAATTTAGTTATGAGAGTATTACAACCTTTTGCTAAGGAAGCTTATATAATCTTTGATAATCAAAAGATTAAACTTGAAAAAATACACGAAGCAGGACTATTTGAGAAAAAAATATCGCGAAGTGAAATTTTTGAGTATATAGTGGAATGTCTTTCATACGATGGTCAAAAGTGGTCATATAAAGACCCATATTCATTTCTACCTGTAATTTCAGAATACGATAGGTATTTGTTTAATGAAGGAAATCATTATAAGGTATACGAAAAACTAGGTTCTCATTTAATGGAATTAAATGGAACAAAAGGTGTTTTATTTTCTACATGGGCTCCAAATGCTAGGAGAGTAAGCGTTGTAGGGGACTTTAACAATTGGGATGGAAGGGTTCATCAAATGAGAGTTTTAGGACAATCAGGCATATGGGAGATATTTATACCTGGGGTTGTTGAAGGCGATCTATACAAATTTGAAATTAAAACACAAAGCGGAAATCTGGTATTAAAAACAGATCCATATGGGAAATATTTCGAAGTTAGACCGAAAACAGCTGCTATTGTCTATGATATTAACAACAAACACAAATGGAACGATGACAAATGGATGAATGAAAGAAGAAGCAAGAATTGGTTAGAAGAACCTATCTCAGTTTATGAGGTACACCTTGGGTCTTGGGCAAAAAAAGATGGGAGCGAATTCTTAAATTATCGCGAATTAGCCGATAAACTTGCAAAATATGTTACAGAACATAATTTTACTCATATAGAATTACTGCCAGTTAGCGAACATCCTTTAGATATATCCTGGGGATATCAGGTAACAGGGTATTACGCCCCAACTAGTAGATTTGGTAAACCTGAAGATTTTATGTACTTTGTTGATACAATGCATCAAAACGATATAGGGGTAATTGTTGATTGGGTACCTGGACACTTCCCGAAAGACGAACATTCTTTAGGAAGGTTCGATGGGACAGCCCTTTACGAACATTATGATGCTAGATTAGGTGAGCACAAAGACTGGGGAACCTATATATTTAACTATGGAAGGCATGAAGTAAAAAACTTCTTATTAGCAAATGCTTTATTTTGGCTAGATAAATACCATATTGATGGATTAAGATTCGATGCTGTTGCATCTATGCTTTACTTAGATTACAGTAGAAAAGATGGAGAATGGATACCAAACAAATACGGTGGTAGAGAAAACTTAGAAGCAATAGATTTTATTAAACATCTAAATACGGTTTCTTATCAGCAATTTCCTGGTATAATGACCATAGCAGAAGAGTCAACTGCTTTTCCAGGAGTAACAACTCCTGTACATGAGGGTGGATTAGGATTTCTATTCAAATGGAACATGGGATGGATGAATGATACCCTAAGGTATTTTAGCAAAGAACCTATATTCAGAAAGTATCATCAAAATGATCTTACATTTTCACTGGTTTACGCTTTTTCTGAAAACTTTATCTTATCTATTTCTCACGACGAAGTGGTCCATGGTAAAAGGTCACTTCTTGAAAAAATGCCTGGAGACGATTGGCAGAAATTTGCAAACCTAAGACTCTTTTACTCATATATGTTTGCTCATCCGGGTAAAAAATTATTGTTTATGGGATCAGATATAGCTCAAAGAAAAGAATGGGACTGTAATTTTAGTTTAGATTGGCATTTATTACAATACGAACCACATAATAAATTACAAAAATTCCTAAAAGACTTAAATATATTATACAAACAACATAACTCTTTATTTGAAATAGATTTTAACTATGAAGGCTTTGAATGGATCGATTTCAGTGATTCAGATAATAGTGTAATATCTTTCTGTAGAAAATCAAAGAATAAAGATGAATTGTTGGTATGTATATTCAATTTTACACCTGTACCACGAGAAAATTATCGAATAGGAGTTCCAAAAAAAGGAGCCTACCAAGAAATACTAAACACAGATTGGTCAGATTATTACGGAAGTAACGTAGATAATCCTAAAGAGGTTTTCTCACAAGATATTGCTATGCACGGAAGAGAGCAGTCAATTATAATTACTTTACCACCTTTAGCTGGACTTTACTTCCAATATATTCAAAAATAA
- a CDS encoding ABC transporter substrate-binding protein, with protein MKKATVLCVMLVVLLSAFVFAEKGPMPDKVYFDVRMQQEVAVQDVAAGNLDIYMNSVPAAIMNALPQSILNNLEVYSVPSGSWSLLFNPVPNEPPYTVKVGDKEYFNPLAIQEVRFAMNFLINRQYIVDEIQQGAGGPMFTMATPGQPGTQPYVDIGAKMGFTPEGNQELALEMIENAMREAANLPENQGRLIKQGQWWTFDGEPVTLKFLIRVDDPEGRLRSGRYIADQIEKAGIKVERLERDRSAITTAYYSNPADLEWHIYTEGWGAGATRKYWHHIVSQMYAPWYANMPGGGDPANWNYVQEEIDYLTQKVYTGNFSTEEEYWDSILRATELGIEDSVRLYISYQDDYYVANKNNYNRRVAYGLGDGLNQWSIITSDTKNREVRATQYSAQGVLFMSAWNPVGTAGFNDVFSINVASTMYDYGMFESPASADITPSKIIPRLDTLDTKFEMDEDGELVGLIQVPEDAIKFDPHTKQWVNVGSGLTSISVCTYDIVYGVWNNGVSESLADYMFAPAYAWDLSVDSGSGDTRYDVTYSTNTLPGLEVEVARKLNPDGSITVWFNYNFPVDLMYLASWGAPSWNVSASGHPVGVSWEIVEALTRLVENGGASGRQYTFSATAAGGNVYEVDVIEPVCVGDIKVELQKMINENYVPVYIKDYVTPKEAVERYQKTLDFVNKHNHAYIGNGPFFMERYDPVGRFVELTAVRDERYPFERGYWNEYFETTRLNVDGIDLAFAALAVLDLPVYINVSEVLYPYDTATPAEGGNVEVTLIAPDNQWTFKAEPEAPGLFLATIPSSVLSTLEPGTYSIVVTARAEGAIPSTYSTSIIVY; from the coding sequence ATGAAAAAAGCAACTGTTCTTTGCGTGATGTTGGTAGTATTACTTTCTGCGTTTGTTTTTGCAGAAAAAGGTCCTATGCCTGACAAGGTGTATTTTGATGTTAGGATGCAACAAGAAGTTGCGGTTCAAGATGTTGCTGCGGGAAATCTTGATATATATATGAATTCTGTTCCAGCAGCTATTATGAACGCTTTACCCCAGTCCATCTTGAATAATTTGGAGGTTTATTCTGTTCCATCTGGTTCGTGGTCCTTACTTTTTAACCCTGTTCCGAACGAACCCCCTTATACTGTGAAAGTTGGAGATAAAGAATATTTTAATCCATTGGCTATACAAGAAGTAAGATTTGCTATGAACTTTTTGATAAATAGACAGTATATTGTAGACGAGATTCAACAAGGTGCAGGTGGTCCAATGTTTACCATGGCAACTCCTGGTCAACCAGGTACCCAGCCTTACGTAGATATCGGTGCTAAGATGGGGTTCACACCTGAAGGAAACCAGGAATTGGCTCTTGAAATGATTGAAAATGCGATGAGAGAAGCGGCCAATCTTCCTGAAAACCAAGGAAGGTTAATAAAACAAGGACAATGGTGGACGTTTGACGGAGAACCTGTAACGTTGAAATTCTTGATTCGTGTTGATGATCCTGAAGGAAGATTAAGATCGGGAAGATACATTGCTGATCAGATAGAAAAAGCTGGGATAAAAGTAGAAAGATTGGAAAGGGATAGAAGTGCTATCACAACAGCGTACTACTCAAATCCAGCTGATCTTGAATGGCATATTTATACTGAAGGTTGGGGTGCAGGAGCGACAAGAAAGTATTGGCATCATATCGTAAGTCAAATGTATGCTCCATGGTATGCCAATATGCCAGGTGGCGGAGACCCCGCTAATTGGAATTATGTTCAAGAAGAAATTGATTATTTAACTCAAAAGGTTTATACTGGTAACTTTTCTACTGAAGAAGAATATTGGGATTCTATTTTAAGAGCAACAGAATTAGGAATTGAAGATTCTGTAAGATTGTATATTTCATATCAGGATGATTATTATGTAGCGAACAAAAATAATTACAATAGAAGAGTGGCCTATGGATTAGGTGATGGCTTAAATCAATGGTCTATTATAACCTCAGATACTAAAAATAGAGAAGTAAGGGCAACTCAATATTCTGCACAAGGTGTTTTATTTATGAGTGCATGGAATCCGGTAGGAACAGCTGGATTCAATGATGTTTTCTCCATAAATGTCGCTTCTACCATGTACGACTATGGTATGTTCGAAAGTCCTGCTTCTGCTGATATCACACCCTCAAAGATTATTCCAAGATTAGATACTTTGGATACTAAATTTGAGATGGATGAAGATGGAGAACTTGTCGGATTAATTCAGGTTCCTGAAGATGCCATTAAGTTTGATCCACACACCAAACAATGGGTTAATGTTGGCTCTGGATTAACTTCTATAAGTGTTTGTACGTATGATATTGTATACGGTGTTTGGAATAATGGTGTTTCAGAAAGCTTGGCAGATTATATGTTTGCACCCGCTTATGCATGGGATCTTTCAGTTGACTCTGGAAGTGGTGATACAAGGTATGATGTAACTTATTCGACAAATACGTTGCCAGGATTAGAAGTTGAAGTTGCAAGAAAGCTTAACCCAGATGGTTCTATAACGGTATGGTTTAATTATAACTTCCCTGTTGATCTTATGTATCTTGCTTCATGGGGAGCACCGAGTTGGAATGTATCTGCTTCTGGTCACCCTGTGGGAGTTTCATGGGAAATAGTCGAAGCCTTAACAAGATTAGTCGAGAATGGAGGAGCTTCTGGCAGACAGTATACTTTCTCTGCAACAGCAGCTGGTGGTAATGTTTATGAAGTAGATGTTATAGAACCGGTATGTGTTGGTGATATAAAAGTTGAATTGCAAAAAATGATAAATGAAAATTATGTCCCAGTTTATATAAAAGATTATGTGACCCCTAAAGAAGCTGTTGAAAGATATCAAAAAACACTTGATTTTGTTAACAAACACAACCATGCTTATATAGGAAATGGGCCATTTTTCATGGAAAGATACGATCCTGTTGGAAGATTTGTTGAATTAACAGCAGTAAGAGATGAAAGATATCCTTTTGAACGTGGTTATTGGAATGAATATTTTGAGACCACAAGATTGAATGTTGATGGAATAGATTTAGCTTTTGCAGCTCTTGCAGTTCTTGATTTACCAGTGTATATAAATGTATCTGAAGTTCTTTATCCTTACGATACAGCTACACCTGCAGAAGGAGGAAACGTTGAAGTTACATTGATAGCTCCCGATAATCAATGGACTTTTAAAGCAGAACCTGAAGCACCTGGTTTGTTCTTGGCAACAATTCCATCGAGTGTTCTTTCGACTTTGGAACCAGGTACTTATTCAATAGTTGTTACAGCAAGAGCTGAAGGAGCTATTCCTTCAACATATTCCACTTCAATAATTGTTTATTAA